From a region of the Methanobrevibacter sp. V74 genome:
- a CDS encoding UbiA family prenyltransferase, producing the protein MGSIVIKLKNLISIPRPHLFVIPAAVGICGYVLSSSKVDLFGIIFSILIPILIWSGGQTFNDFYDADFDKVYHPEWPIPSGNITKKTALVYGSLFYALGIICSLGFNIYCTIVTLFIIFFSFIYSKLKRKGIYGNICFGICVSLCLLIGSTIAKNTTFMIFYIMLISILIHMSDNIIGTFADMDVDKKLGFNTLPIEFGIKKSARICLLFIIISFIMTLILSGFTLNYFLPLAIIAFISIFWSSLMVYSNPRKFTKISGFWIVYSFFMGEILFYMSFLVGG; encoded by the coding sequence ATGGGCAGTATAGTTATTAAATTAAAGAATCTTATTTCAATTCCACGCCCACATTTATTTGTAATTCCCGCAGCAGTTGGTATTTGTGGATATGTTTTATCTTCATCAAAAGTTGATTTGTTTGGAATAATATTTAGCATACTTATACCCATTTTAATATGGTCTGGGGGTCAAACATTCAATGATTTTTATGATGCAGATTTTGATAAGGTTTATCATCCTGAATGGCCTATTCCATCTGGCAATATAACAAAAAAAACAGCTTTGGTATATGGTTCTTTATTTTATGCTTTGGGAATTATATGTTCATTGGGGTTTAATATTTATTGTACGATAGTCACTTTGTTTATAATATTTTTTTCATTTATTTATAGCAAGCTTAAAAGAAAAGGAATATATGGTAATATTTGCTTTGGTATTTGTGTTTCATTATGTTTACTAATAGGTTCAACAATCGCAAAAAATACTACATTCATGATTTTTTACATAATGTTAATATCTATTTTGATTCATATGTCTGATAATATTATAGGGACTTTTGCTGATATGGATGTTGATAAAAAATTAGGTTTCAATACATTACCTATTGAATTTGGGATAAAGAAATCTGCAAGGATTTGTCTTTTATTTATTATAATTTCTTTTATCATGACATTAATACTGTCAGGGTTTACATTAAATTATTTTTTACCTTTAGCGATTATTGCATTTATTTCAATTTTTTGGAGTTCATTGATGGTGTATTCTAATCCTAGAAAATTCACTAAAATTAGTGGCTTTTGGATTGTTTATTCTTTTTTCATGGGTGAAATATTATTTTACATGTCCTTTTTGGTAGGAGGATGA
- a CDS encoding prenyltransferase/squalene oxidase repeat-containing protein — translation MHKKVENSLNNGLEYLISQQKENKYWNYGFKSCSFATAIASIVFQEYGRKKESKKAINWLLENQNDDGGWGDIKGGPSEKNSTLCSLATFKLNNYYESNLDYLLKYFLNYDVSPQTLCYLAYVGLINWDDVKIPKLCMMSNPILFNETEFKLDEPMVFIERFTSTAVSLLKTLNSSDDCELAFVKNAFDNIFKFQAFNGCWFGYTHITALILLAMTNFNFDCKINSLNWILNMQNDDGGVSISEGLPIHDTALSLITLKNGGLDINKYVNSKKWILNSQKTNGAWGWIPDYSPVDSDDTALCCLALDLYNNSNDIFAARYNAIKWLKLRQVDDGGIATFPVDYDGYVPGGEITTLSVTSRTLKTFISMNDLDESKKAEKYLSNKVFNKFSLNDWFFGYYSLSLAIEVLIKRGFNEKNFKEIMAFLVKNQNKNGSWGDESDSNSCVEETSFVLYILILLGMNIFDDVIKKGLEFLLKNQLDDGSWKSSYLGYIPPVRYDNKIWTEYSVIRLFNLILER, via the coding sequence ATGCATAAAAAAGTTGAAAATTCTTTAAATAATGGGTTGGAATATTTAATTTCCCAACAAAAAGAGAATAAATATTGGAATTATGGTTTTAAATCTTGTAGTTTTGCCACTGCAATAGCTTCTATTGTTTTTCAGGAATATGGGCGGAAAAAAGAATCAAAAAAAGCTATTAATTGGCTTTTAGAAAATCAGAATGATGATGGTGGTTGGGGTGATATAAAGGGAGGTCCTAGTGAAAAAAACTCTACTTTGTGTAGTTTAGCAACCTTTAAGTTAAATAATTATTATGAATCGAATTTAGATTATTTACTCAAATATTTTTTAAATTATGATGTATCTCCTCAAACATTATGTTATTTAGCTTATGTGGGGTTGATTAATTGGGATGATGTTAAAATTCCTAAATTATGCATGATGTCAAATCCTATTTTATTTAATGAAACGGAGTTTAAATTAGATGAACCAATGGTTTTCATTGAAAGATTCACATCAACAGCAGTAAGCCTTTTAAAAACTTTAAATTCAAGTGATGATTGTGAATTGGCTTTTGTCAAAAATGCTTTTGATAATATTTTTAAATTTCAGGCTTTTAATGGGTGTTGGTTTGGTTATACTCATATTACTGCTTTGATATTATTAGCCATGACAAATTTTAATTTTGATTGTAAAATTAATTCTTTAAATTGGATTTTGAATATGCAAAATGATGATGGGGGTGTGTCTATATCTGAGGGATTACCTATACATGACACAGCTTTAAGTTTAATAACCTTAAAAAATGGGGGTTTAGATATTAACAAATATGTTAATTCTAAAAAATGGATTTTAAATTCTCAAAAAACTAATGGGGCATGGGGTTGGATACCTGATTACTCACCAGTTGATTCTGATGATACTGCTCTTTGTTGTTTGGCTCTTGATTTATATAATAATTCCAATGACATTTTTGCTGCGAGGTATAATGCTATTAAATGGTTGAAATTAAGGCAAGTGGATGATGGGGGAATTGCTACTTTTCCAGTTGATTATGATGGATATGTTCCTGGTGGGGAAATCACGACATTGAGTGTCACATCTAGAACTCTTAAAACTTTTATTTCAATGAATGATTTAGATGAATCAAAAAAAGCAGAAAAATATTTGTCGAATAAAGTTTTTAATAAATTTTCATTGAACGATTGGTTTTTTGGATATTACTCTTTATCTTTGGCTATTGAAGTGTTAATTAAACGGGGTTTTAACGAAAAGAATTTTAAAGAAATTATGGCTTTTTTAGTTAAAAATCAGAATAAAAATGGGTCTTGGGGGGATGAATCAGATTCAAATAGTTGTGTGGAAGAAACATCTTTTGTTTTATATATTTTAATTTTGTTGGGTATGAACATTTTTGATGATGTTATAAAAAAAGGATTGGAGTTTTTGCTGAAAAATCAATTAGATGATGGTAGTTGGAAATCATCTTATTTAGGTTATATTCCTCCTGTTAGATATGATAATAAAATTTGGACAGAATATTCAGTAATAAGGTTGTTTAACTTGATTTTAGAGAGGTAA
- a CDS encoding energy-coupling factor transporter transmembrane component T, which translates to MEYVKSNSFVHRLDPRSKLLFSFCILGASVITYSMPFLFLLIVISLIIWKLSDIPIKNFKPFFLMIFVIVVIGIITQAVFFTDKPGYSGTKTVIFNLMPCNIPFIGYLPVTVEGINYGIIFSMRMVAIFIPPLILPFTTHPSEIIMMLRKFRFPEWMILLFTMAIRFLPLTIQNISITRNAQKIRKDKINLRDLLLLLESIIITSLRTAKQMALTLDVKSFGYSEKRTSMKNISFKKLDFVFSLFSISIFIFSIMLYWGGW; encoded by the coding sequence ATTGAATATGTTAAATCTAATTCGTTTGTACACAGACTGGATCCTCGTTCGAAGCTTTTATTTTCGTTTTGTATTTTAGGTGCTTCTGTTATAACATATTCAATGCCTTTTTTATTTTTGTTAATAGTTATTTCATTAATAATATGGAAATTATCAGATATTCCCATTAAAAATTTCAAGCCATTTTTTCTAATGATTTTTGTTATAGTGGTAATTGGAATAATCACTCAAGCAGTTTTTTTCACTGATAAACCAGGTTATAGTGGAACTAAAACAGTTATTTTTAATTTAATGCCGTGCAATATTCCATTTATTGGCTATTTGCCGGTTACTGTTGAAGGAATAAACTATGGTATTATTTTTTCAATGAGGATGGTTGCAATATTTATTCCCCCACTCATTCTTCCATTTACAACACATCCTAGTGAAATTATAATGATGTTGAGGAAATTTAGATTTCCGGAATGGATGATTTTGTTGTTTACAATGGCAATACGTTTTTTACCATTGACTATTCAAAATATTTCAATTACAAGAAACGCACAAAAAATTAGGAAAGATAAAATAAACTTACGTGACTTATTGTTACTTTTAGAATCAATTATAATCACATCACTTAGAACGGCTAAGCAAATGGCCTTAACATTGGATGTAAAATCTTTTGGGTATAGTGAAAAGAGAACATCAATGAAAAACATTAGCTTTAAGAAATTAGATTTTGTTTTTTCACTATTTTCAATTTCTATTTTTATTTTTTCAATAATGTTATATTGGGGAGGTTGGTGA
- a CDS encoding energy-coupling factor transporter ATPase, which produces MEPIIDVENLSFKYFGCNDFALKDINIKIGKGEFIGVIGKSGSGKSTLLHCLTGIIPHEIKGEKTGSVMINNLNTDEHGISEITNQLGIVFQNPEIQLFNISVEDELAFICENLAYPIDEIKKSVDFALDTIGIRHLKDEYPFNLSGGEKQKVAIASVLTVRPKILVLDEPTSELDAKGKETVFKTLKKLKNDGMTIILVDHNLDGSYKLADKLILLDDGKIEMFGETENILKSPMIESLGLRLPQQVQMGLKLKLDGMLMDIENMARLLDEKIINKEFSIKYLNLVNNSNVENTIKIENLSFKRDNHVILKNIDLEIKKGDFIALIGKNGSGKTTLALIIMGILKKNKGVVNVFGETNGDIKKIRKKVGFLFQNPEHQLFCNTVTEEIKYGLENDIDMNKIMENMNLKRLKDNHPLTLSRGERQRVATATAISNNPEILIIDEPTTGQDWNNIKSFMNILKELNDNGKTILIITHDMRVVGEYCKKVILMDDGEILFNLETREAFEKLSAFENYDIKPSIIADISIKSGISPPLLNINELIGDDNV; this is translated from the coding sequence ATGGAACCTATAATCGATGTTGAAAATTTGTCTTTTAAGTATTTTGGTTGTAATGATTTTGCTCTTAAAGACATTAATATAAAGATTGGAAAAGGTGAATTTATAGGCGTTATTGGTAAATCTGGAAGTGGAAAATCAACATTGCTTCATTGTTTAACAGGTATTATTCCTCATGAAATTAAAGGGGAAAAAACTGGATCGGTTATGATAAATAATTTAAACACTGATGAGCATGGAATATCTGAAATAACTAATCAATTAGGGATAGTTTTTCAAAATCCAGAAATTCAACTTTTTAATATTTCTGTTGAAGATGAATTAGCTTTTATTTGTGAAAATTTAGCATATCCTATTGATGAAATTAAAAAATCCGTTGATTTTGCATTGGATACAATTGGGATTCGCCATTTAAAAGATGAATATCCGTTTAATTTATCGGGTGGTGAAAAACAAAAGGTCGCTATTGCTTCAGTATTGACTGTACGTCCAAAAATATTAGTTTTAGATGAACCTACTTCTGAATTGGATGCAAAAGGAAAAGAAACAGTATTTAAAACATTAAAAAAGCTTAAAAATGATGGGATGACGATTATATTAGTTGATCATAACTTGGATGGGTCTTATAAATTAGCCGATAAATTAATTTTATTGGATGACGGCAAAATTGAGATGTTTGGAGAAACTGAAAATATTTTAAAATCTCCCATGATTGAATCATTAGGTTTAAGACTTCCACAACAAGTTCAAATGGGTTTAAAACTAAAATTAGATGGCATGTTAATGGATATAGAAAATATGGCAAGGCTATTGGATGAGAAAATAATAAATAAGGAATTTTCTATTAAATACTTAAATTTAGTCAATAATTCTAATGTTGAAAATACCATAAAAATTGAAAATTTGTCTTTTAAAAGAGATAATCATGTTATTTTAAAGAATATTGATCTTGAAATTAAAAAAGGTGATTTCATAGCTTTAATTGGAAAAAATGGTTCGGGTAAAACAACTTTAGCTTTGATTATAATGGGCATTCTAAAAAAAAATAAGGGGGTTGTAAATGTTTTTGGAGAAACTAATGGCGACATTAAAAAAATCAGGAAAAAAGTCGGATTTTTATTTCAAAATCCCGAACATCAACTATTTTGTAATACTGTGACTGAAGAGATAAAATACGGGCTTGAAAATGATATTGATATGAATAAGATAATGGAGAATATGAATCTTAAGAGATTGAAGGATAATCATCCGTTAACTTTAAGTAGGGGCGAAAGACAAAGAGTAGCAACAGCCACGGCAATTTCTAATAATCCTGAAATTTTAATAATTGATGAACCTACAACAGGTCAGGATTGGAATAATATAAAATCATTTATGAATATTTTAAAAGAATTAAACGATAATGGCAAAACTATTCTAATAATAACTCATGATATGAGAGTTGTTGGCGAATATTGTAAAAAAGTTATTTTGATGGATGATGGTGAAATATTGTTTAATTTAGAGACACGTGAAGCATTTGAGAAATTAAGCGCTTTTGAAAATTATGATATAAAACCTTCGATTATTGCAGATATAAGTATTAAATCCGGCATTAGTCCTCCTTTGTTGAATATAAATGAATTAATTGGTGATGATAATGTTTAG
- a CDS encoding ABC transporter ATP-binding protein yields MFRDLLKLANKRRNKLIFASFLHVLSSGISIIPFFIIYLIILVFFQNSIDFKYLTAILIAIPLVYVLEFFIMMFAYNVSHRAAYEIIYEVRLDLANHLISLPLSNFKEKRTGDFETVLNENSEILELFLAHHLPEMISTIFVPFFTALFLFYIDWKMALVCLCPIVLAFIPIISQLNSLNDMINNHLKTQSHMNSTILEYVMGIKVIKVFNRSKDSFDKYKGAILKWKNSMRIWSTQRALSFTLYQAFIGSTLLFIIPFGVYFYIDGTLILESFIFFMIMGPIFGNQFMRIYEFIRHNMEERESLNRINQVLSLKPVKDCGTIALEDIRCIEFQDISFSYDGEINALKNLNLLFEGGRKYALVGPSGSGKTTIIRLILRFWDDYNGKIKINGIDIKEVSLEELLSFISIVFQDNFLFNDTIFENIKIGNPNASLEEIIQVSKETYCHDFIKNLPNGYDTVVGEDGSKLSSGEKQRIAIARAILKDAPLIILDEFTGFVDAENEYLIQKALNKLTKNKTVIIIAHKLSTIRNVDHIFVLNEGELVEEGNHNQLIHLDGIYKKLWSIHSSADNWKVR; encoded by the coding sequence ATGTTTAGAGATTTATTAAAACTTGCGAATAAACGTAGAAATAAACTAATATTTGCATCATTTTTACATGTGTTGTCTTCCGGGATTTCAATTATTCCCTTTTTCATAATTTATTTAATAATATTGGTTTTTTTCCAAAATTCAATAGATTTTAAATATCTTACAGCTATTTTAATAGCCATACCATTGGTTTATGTTTTGGAATTTTTTATAATGATGTTTGCTTATAATGTTTCCCATAGGGCAGCTTATGAAATTATTTATGAGGTTCGGCTTGATTTAGCTAATCATTTAATTTCATTACCTCTTAGTAATTTTAAAGAAAAACGCACTGGGGATTTTGAAACGGTTTTAAATGAAAATTCGGAAATCTTGGAACTTTTTTTAGCCCATCATCTTCCTGAAATGATTAGTACAATTTTTGTTCCTTTTTTCACAGCATTGTTTTTATTTTATATTGATTGGAAAATGGCATTAGTTTGTTTATGTCCAATTGTTTTAGCTTTTATACCAATAATTTCTCAACTTAACTCTTTAAATGATATGATTAATAATCATTTAAAAACACAATCACATATGAATTCAACAATTTTGGAATATGTGATGGGTATAAAAGTTATTAAAGTTTTTAATAGGTCAAAAGACTCATTTGATAAGTATAAGGGAGCTATTTTAAAATGGAAAAATAGTATGAGAATATGGTCAACTCAAAGAGCATTATCTTTTACTTTATATCAGGCATTTATCGGTTCTACTTTGTTATTCATTATTCCATTTGGGGTTTATTTTTATATTGATGGAACGTTGATTCTAGAATCATTTATATTTTTCATGATAATGGGACCAATTTTTGGTAATCAGTTCATGAGAATATATGAGTTTATTAGGCATAATATGGAGGAACGGGAGTCTTTAAATAGGATTAATCAAGTGTTATCTCTTAAACCAGTTAAAGATTGTGGAACAATTGCATTGGAAGATATTAGATGCATAGAGTTTCAGGATATTTCCTTTTCTTATGATGGTGAAATCAATGCTTTAAAAAATTTAAATCTTTTATTTGAAGGAGGTAGAAAATATGCATTAGTTGGACCTTCGGGATCAGGCAAAACCACAATTATTAGGCTTATTCTTAGATTTTGGGATGATTATAATGGTAAAATAAAAATTAATGGTATTGATATAAAAGAAGTCTCATTAGAAGAATTATTGTCATTTATTTCAATTGTTTTTCAAGATAATTTTTTGTTTAATGACACAATTTTTGAAAATATTAAAATTGGAAATCCTAATGCTAGTTTGGAAGAGATTATACAAGTTTCTAAAGAAACATACTGTCATGATTTTATAAAAAATCTTCCTAATGGCTATGACACAGTTGTTGGAGAAGATGGTTCTAAATTAAGTAGTGGTGAAAAACAAAGAATTGCTATTGCTAGGGCAATTTTAAAAGATGCTCCTTTAATAATTTTAGATGAATTTACCGGATTTGTAGATGCTGAAAATGAATATTTGATACAAAAGGCGTTAAATAAACTCACAAAAAATAAGACAGTAATAATAATTGCGCATAAATTGTCTACAATACGAAATGTAGATCATATCTTTGTTCTTAATGAGGGGGAGCTTGTTGAAGAAGGCAATCATAATCAGTTAATTCATTTAGATGGGATTTATAAAAAATTATGGAGTATTCATAGTTCAGCTGATAATTGGAAGGTGAGATAA
- a CDS encoding ABC transporter ATP-binding protein: MIRDLYSLFGKNKYKVKKSLLFLLLHSFISIVPLFIIFLFILEFFKSSISISNLIYFTVFLAGTYIVFNSLEHHIYLYFMNLGLDISYDLRLDIGKKLTELHLGFFNISTLGEINTIISEYVSKVEYFVTYTAPFMVSSIITVVLLSMIFFILDWRIAICSSMVFPLSYLSFKHSDKVSKIVVKNREKSLIKYNSAIVEFIRGINIIKIYNLNSKQFKKFHLATKDFRDKNIENVKATMIPNIFVLFFASISVIILFPIGIYLYITKSISLFKIIFFFIATPSISSAMTDCLFGYIHLKNHVGYGVKCINNLMDEKIISENKNEVKLNNYDIIISEVTFAYENEKVLNNISFKCNEKTLTALVGPSGSGKTTMINLILRFWDVQEGSIVIGGYDIREMPLKQLSDIISIVFQDVFLFDASLKDNIKMAKKNATDEEIIKASKDAMCHEFIEKLPNGYDTIVGENGSKLSEGEKQRISIARAILKDSPIIILDEPTSSLDAENEYLIQKAIEKMIKSKTVIMIAHRLHTISSADQIIFLKKGEIFEKGTHNDLMDKKGHYYNFWNIQEKVREWKF; this comes from the coding sequence ATGATTAGGGATCTTTATTCTCTTTTTGGAAAGAACAAATATAAAGTTAAAAAATCTTTGTTATTTTTGTTATTGCATAGTTTTATTAGTATTGTTCCTCTTTTCATAATATTTTTGTTTATACTGGAATTTTTTAAAAGCAGTATAAGTATATCCAATTTAATTTATTTCACAGTCTTTTTAGCCGGAACTTATATTGTATTTAATAGTTTAGAGCACCATATTTATTTATATTTTATGAATTTGGGGTTGGATATTTCCTATGACTTACGTTTAGATATTGGTAAAAAATTAACAGAATTACATTTGGGATTTTTTAATATTAGTACATTAGGTGAGATAAACACAATAATAAGTGAATATGTATCTAAGGTTGAATATTTTGTTACATACACTGCCCCATTTATGGTTTCTTCAATAATTACTGTTGTTTTACTCAGCATGATTTTTTTCATATTGGATTGGAGGATTGCTATTTGTTCGTCTATGGTTTTTCCATTATCTTATTTGTCATTTAAACATTCCGATAAGGTTTCTAAGATTGTTGTTAAAAATAGGGAAAAATCTTTGATTAAATATAATTCTGCGATTGTGGAGTTTATTAGGGGAATAAATATAATAAAAATTTATAATTTAAATTCAAAACAGTTTAAAAAGTTTCATTTAGCTACAAAAGATTTTAGGGACAAAAATATTGAAAATGTTAAAGCTACAATGATTCCAAACATTTTTGTCCTATTTTTTGCAAGTATTAGTGTAATAATTTTATTTCCAATCGGAATCTATTTGTATATAACTAAATCAATAAGTCTTTTTAAAATAATATTTTTCTTTATTGCAACACCCAGTATATCATCGGCTATGACTGATTGTCTTTTTGGATATATTCATCTTAAAAATCATGTCGGATATGGAGTTAAATGTATTAATAATTTAATGGATGAAAAAATCATTTCAGAAAATAAAAATGAAGTAAAATTGAATAATTATGATATTATAATTTCTGAGGTTACTTTTGCTTATGAAAACGAAAAAGTTTTAAATAATATTAGTTTTAAATGCAACGAAAAGACTTTAACTGCACTAGTTGGACCTTCAGGTTCTGGAAAAACAACTATGATAAATTTAATTTTAAGATTTTGGGATGTTCAGGAAGGTTCAATAGTTATTGGAGGTTATGATATAAGGGAAATGCCTTTAAAACAATTATCAGATATAATTTCAATTGTTTTTCAAGATGTTTTTCTTTTTGATGCATCTCTTAAAGATAATATTAAAATGGCTAAAAAAAATGCAACCGATGAAGAGATTATTAAAGCATCTAAAGATGCAATGTGTCATGAGTTTATAGAAAAATTGCCTAATGGTTATGATACAATCGTTGGGGAGAATGGTTCTAAATTAAGTGAAGGTGAAAAACAAAGAATTTCTATTGCTCGAGCAATTTTAAAGGATTCTCCAATAATAATATTGGATGAACCTACTTCTTCATTAGATGCTGAAAATGAGTATTTAATTCAAAAAGCTATTGAAAAGATGATTAAATCAAAAACTGTTATAATGATAGCTCATAGACTCCATACCATAAGTTCTGCAGATCAAATAATATTTTTAAAAAAAGGAGAAATTTTTGAAAAAGGAACTCACAATGATTTAATGGATAAAAAAGGGCATTATTATAATTTTTGGAATATTCAAGAAAAAGTAAGGGAATGGAAATTTTAA
- the tgtA gene encoding tRNA guanosine(15) transglycosylase TgtA, which yields MFEIKAKDGKGRVGVLKTKHGDVKTPALMPVIHPRKQALDVGKYGADIVITNAYLIYKDHELKQKAIEEGLHRLINFDGPIMTDSGSFQLSVYGDVEITNREVIEFQELIKTDIGTSLDIPTAPFVEREKAERDMEITLERAREAVEFKKENNIEILLNSVVQGSTFLDLRRECAKELSALNADLYPIGAVVPLMESYHYKDLVDVVMNSMKELSDTVPRHLMGAGHPMIFALCVAMGCDLFDSAAYILYAEDDRLLTNRGTFKLENLQEMPCSCEVCTKYTPDDLRAMPKDKRRDLIAQHNLHVSFAEIRLIRQAIYDGNLMELVEERCRAHPALLEAQRQLGNYTGDLEKYEPRSKKSAFFYTGPESLCRPEVLRHMQKLRQMPKKRDLVILPPTRKPYSKFISGKLGEFYIYGSEQDLDLDDSDFMVLDIPFGLVPLEIDEVYPLSQNDAPKTRDVDSIEFIEDFINEFVEYYDQVLIHSRIIKDLEIGLYNKCTSSDEIRYKKDDVKKIKAIADYQFGVGAGDVLFTGNINIEKSKKTGKIRHIYDGKVLIVNMRASDSYLILSKEGAKRLHNGIPYPKNRVVVNKDAEPFALDGKSVFCKFVVECDENIRSKDEVLIVNEEDKLLAYGKALLGACEIEQFETGQAIKTRKGMKQ from the coding sequence ATGTTTGAGATTAAAGCAAAAGATGGAAAAGGCCGTGTAGGTGTTTTAAAAACCAAACATGGTGATGTAAAAACTCCTGCATTAATGCCTGTTATTCATCCTCGAAAACAAGCACTTGATGTTGGTAAATATGGTGCGGATATCGTAATTACTAATGCGTATTTAATTTATAAAGACCATGAATTAAAACAGAAGGCAATTGAGGAAGGTCTTCATAGATTGATTAATTTTGACGGTCCAATAATGACTGATTCGGGTTCGTTTCAATTATCTGTTTATGGGGATGTTGAAATAACGAATAGGGAAGTCATTGAATTTCAAGAATTAATTAAAACTGACATTGGAACAAGTTTAGATATTCCAACCGCTCCATTTGTGGAAAGGGAAAAAGCAGAAAGGGATATGGAAATCACTCTTGAAAGGGCTCGTGAAGCGGTTGAGTTTAAAAAAGAGAATAATATTGAAATACTTTTAAACTCTGTTGTTCAAGGATCGACCTTTCTGGATTTAAGACGTGAATGTGCAAAAGAACTGTCAGCATTAAATGCAGATTTATATCCGATTGGGGCTGTAGTGCCTTTGATGGAATCATATCACTACAAAGATCTTGTAGATGTTGTAATGAATTCCATGAAGGAGCTATCCGACACTGTTCCTCGTCATTTAATGGGAGCGGGGCACCCGATGATTTTTGCATTATGTGTGGCTATGGGCTGCGATTTGTTTGATTCGGCAGCTTATATATTATATGCAGAGGATGATAGATTATTGACAAACAGGGGAACATTCAAATTGGAAAACTTACAGGAAATGCCCTGTTCTTGTGAAGTATGTACTAAATACACTCCAGATGATTTAAGGGCAATGCCCAAGGATAAAAGACGGGATTTAATAGCGCAGCATAATTTGCATGTTTCATTTGCAGAAATTAGATTAATCAGACAGGCAATTTATGATGGAAACTTAATGGAACTTGTTGAAGAGAGATGCAGAGCTCATCCTGCACTTCTTGAAGCTCAAAGGCAGCTTGGAAACTATACTGGGGATTTGGAAAAATACGAACCGAGAAGCAAGAAATCAGCATTTTTCTACACCGGTCCGGAATCTCTCTGCAGACCTGAAGTCTTGAGGCATATGCAAAAGTTACGTCAAATGCCTAAAAAACGTGATTTGGTAATATTGCCTCCAACAAGAAAGCCTTATTCTAAATTCATCTCAGGAAAACTTGGGGAGTTCTATATCTATGGATCTGAACAGGATTTGGATTTAGATGATTCTGATTTCATGGTTTTGGATATTCCATTTGGATTGGTACCTCTTGAAATTGATGAGGTATATCCCTTAAGCCAAAATGATGCTCCTAAAACTCGTGATGTAGACAGTATTGAATTTATTGAAGATTTTATAAATGAATTTGTTGAATATTATGATCAGGTTTTAATACATTCAAGAATCATTAAGGACTTGGAAATAGGCCTGTATAATAAATGCACTTCCTCAGATGAGATAAGATATAAAAAAGATGATGTTAAAAAGATTAAAGCTATTGCAGATTATCAATTTGGTGTTGGAGCAGGTGATGTGCTATTTACAGGCAATATCAACATAGAAAAAAGCAAAAAAACAGGCAAAATCCGACATATCTATGATGGAAAAGTGTTAATTGTAAATATGAGGGCATCTGATTCTTATTTGATTTTATCAAAAGAAGGTGCAAAAAGACTTCACAATGGTATTCCTTATCCGAAAAATAGGGTAGTTGTAAATAAAGACGCGGAACCATTTGCACTTGACGGAAAAAGCGTATTCTGCAAATTTGTAGTTGAATGTGATGAGAATATCCGCTCTAAAGATGAAGTTTTAATTGTCAATGAGGAGGATAAATTACTTGCTTATGGAAAAGCACTACTTGGAGCATGCGAAATAGAACAATTCGAAACCGGCCAAGCAATCAAAACCCGTAAAGGAATGAAACAGTGA